From the Fulvia fulva chromosome 2, complete sequence genome, one window contains:
- a CDS encoding Putative uracil phosphoribosyltransferase urg2, with translation MSNIHVSSHPCVRSKLSQLRSASTNARHTKALVHEIATILGVEAFAHGLQAQQTGTDTSPLGYEYTTEDVSLSTMTLVPILRSGLSMVDAVQSLLPSPISVHHLGMYREKSTLQPVEYYNNLPYQKAGESSKIPELAIIVDPVIATGSTACAAIETLRDWGVKRIISISILASQAGLQRAAESWPEAVELWVGGVDAETDAQGMIKPGLGDIGDRLYLTLGK, from the exons ATGTCCAACATCCACGTCTCCTCGCACCCCTGCGTCCGCTCCAAGCTCTCCCAGCTCCGCTCTGCCTCGACCAACGCCCGCCACACCAAAGCCCTCGTACACGAAATCGCAACAATCCTCGGTGTCGAAGCTTTCGCCCATGGCCTGCAAGCCCAGCAGACTGGCACG GACACATCCCCTCTCGGCTATGAATACACCACCGAAGACGTCTCGCTCTCCACCATGACCCTCGTGCCCATCTTGCGCTCTGGTCTAAGCATGGTGGACGCAGTCCAGTCGCTCCTCCCATCACCAATCTCAGTCCATCACTTGGGCATGTATCGCGAGAAGAGCACGCTGCAGCCTGTGGAGTACTACAACAACTTGCCCTACCAAAAAGCAGGAGAGTCGTCCAAGATTCCTGAGTTGGCCATTATCGTAGATCCCGTTATCGCGACTGGGTCAACTGCATGCGCAGCGATCGAGACGTTGAGGGATTGGGGTGTCAAGAGGATAATTTCGATTTCGATATTGGCTAGCCAGGCTGGTTTGCAACGAGCAGCGGAGTCGTGGCCGGAGGCAGTAGAGCTCTGGGTAGGAGGGGTCGACGCGGAGACTGATGCACAAGGCATGATCAAGCCTGGGCTGGGTGACATTGGGGACCGCCTCTACTTGACCTTGGGGAAGTGA